Proteins found in one Poseidonibacter antarcticus genomic segment:
- a CDS encoding NYN domain-containing protein, producing the protein MREKKSDKLAVLIDADNAQASIIAELLAEVSKFGTASIKRAYGDWTTPNLKKWKEYLHKYAIQPVQQFAYTSGKNATDSSLIIDAMDILHESELDGFCLISSDSDFTRLATRIRESGLVVYGFGEKKTPEAFIAACDKFVFTEILREKDVPTQKSESNISTLKPIIVSAINAVSKDDGWARLSNVGSYINKNNPSFDPRNYGYEKLGKLIYDLNYIIVDEREFNDHSSNVHIYIKLR; encoded by the coding sequence ATGCGTGAAAAAAAAAGTGATAAATTAGCTGTTTTAATTGATGCAGATAATGCACAAGCTTCAATAATTGCAGAACTTCTAGCTGAGGTATCAAAATTTGGAACAGCAAGTATAAAAAGAGCATATGGAGATTGGACAACACCAAATCTTAAAAAATGGAAAGAGTACTTACACAAATATGCAATTCAACCTGTTCAACAATTCGCTTATACAAGTGGAAAAAATGCAACAGATTCTTCACTTATAATTGATGCAATGGATATTTTACATGAGAGTGAACTTGATGGATTTTGTTTAATTTCATCAGATAGTGATTTTACTAGACTTGCTACAAGAATAAGAGAATCTGGATTAGTTGTATATGGTTTTGGTGAGAAAAAAACTCCTGAAGCTTTTATTGCAGCTTGTGATAAATTTGTATTTACTGAAATTTTAAGAGAAAAAGATGTTCCTACTCAAAAATCTGAATCAAATATATCAACTTTAAAGCCAATTATTGTTTCAGCTATAAATGCAGTCTCAAAAGATGATGGATGGGCTAGATTATCAAATGTAGGTTCATATATAAATAAAAATAATCCATCATTTGATCCAAGAAATTATGGATATGAAAAACTTGGTAAATTAATATATGATTTAAATTATATTATTGTTGATGAAAGAGAGTTTAATGATCACTCATCTAATGTACATATTTATATAAAATTACGATAA
- the tsf gene encoding translation elongation factor Ts, translated as MAGATPKLIKELREKSGAGMLDCKNALNECDGDIEKSIQHLREAGLGKAAKKAGNIAAEGVIAVKVNADNTQATMLELNAQTDFVAKNENFLNLTQEIVSHAQENNIIDAVALAASSINGVDFNEFLNGKIATIGENLVARKVAAVSGDVVNAYVHTNGRVGVLLAATCDEAAKDKTKALLKSLAMHASAMKPTVIAYTDLDPEFVESENRAIIAEIEAENDELVRLKKPLKNIPQFVSRSQLTEAAIETEKASMRAKLIEQGKPEKILDNIIKGQIARWIDDNCQLDNRLALLSQAYVMDDKKSVEEAIADVDASIKITSYIRFELGEGIEKKEEDFAAEVAAQMAK; from the coding sequence ATGGCAGGAGCTACTCCAAAATTAATTAAAGAATTAAGAGAAAAATCTGGTGCAGGTATGCTTGATTGTAAAAATGCTTTAAATGAGTGTGATGGTGATATTGAAAAATCAATCCAACACTTAAGAGAAGCTGGATTAGGTAAAGCTGCTAAAAAAGCTGGAAATATTGCTGCTGAAGGTGTTATTGCTGTTAAAGTTAACGCTGATAATACACAAGCTACAATGTTAGAACTTAACGCACAAACAGATTTCGTTGCAAAAAATGAAAACTTTTTAAACTTAACGCAAGAGATTGTATCTCATGCGCAAGAAAATAACATTATTGATGCTGTTGCACTTGCTGCTTCATCAATCAATGGTGTTGATTTCAATGAGTTTTTAAATGGTAAAATTGCAACAATCGGTGAAAACTTAGTTGCAAGAAAAGTTGCTGCAGTATCTGGTGATGTTGTAAACGCTTATGTTCATACAAATGGTAGAGTTGGTGTTTTATTAGCTGCAACTTGTGATGAAGCTGCTAAAGATAAAACTAAAGCATTATTAAAATCACTTGCAATGCATGCATCAGCAATGAAACCTACAGTAATTGCATATACTGATTTAGATCCAGAATTTGTTGAATCTGAAAACAGAGCAATTATTGCAGAAATTGAAGCTGAAAATGATGAGTTAGTTAGATTAAAAAAACCATTAAAAAACATCCCTCAATTTGTATCTAGATCACAATTGACTGAAGCTGCTATTGAAACTGAAAAAGCATCAATGAGAGCTAAATTAATTGAGCAAGGTAAACCTGAAAAAATTCTTGATAATATTATCAAAGGTCAAATTGCTAGATGGATTGATGATAACTGTCAATTAGATAATAGATTAGCTTTATTATCTCAAGCTTATGTAATGGATGATAAAAAATCTGTTGAAGAAGCAATTGCAGATGTTGATGCATCTATTAAAATCACTTCTTACATCAGATTTGAACTTGGTGAAGGAATTGAGAAAAAAGAAGAAGATTTTGCTGCAGAAGTTGCTGCACAAATGGCTAAATAG
- the gmk gene encoding guanylate kinase, translating into MNEKKGAILILSGPSGCGKSTLLKEVYKQIDDYYFSISTTTRQPRVGEVNGVDYFFVSKEDFEKDIEKDNFLEYALVHGNYYGTSLTPIKKALEEKKLVIFDIDVQGHELVRNKLDSIVTSVFITTPSLKVLEDRLHSRNTDNKTVIENRIKNAKVEVEHFRNYDYLIINDDLEEASKQLVSIANIIRIKTKLFDKNSIVSSWL; encoded by the coding sequence ATTAATGAAAAAAAAGGTGCAATATTAATATTATCAGGACCAAGTGGTTGTGGTAAATCTACTTTATTAAAAGAAGTATATAAACAAATTGATGATTATTATTTTTCAATTTCTACAACTACAAGACAACCAAGAGTTGGTGAAGTAAATGGAGTAGATTATTTTTTTGTGTCAAAAGAAGATTTTGAAAAGGATATTGAAAAGGATAATTTTTTAGAATATGCACTTGTTCATGGAAATTATTATGGAACATCTCTTACACCAATTAAAAAAGCGCTTGAAGAAAAAAAGTTAGTAATCTTTGATATTGATGTACAAGGTCATGAACTAGTTAGAAATAAATTAGACTCTATTGTTACATCTGTATTTATTACTACTCCATCTTTAAAAGTATTAGAAGATAGATTACATAGTAGAAATACAGATAATAAAACTGTAATTGAAAATAGAATTAAAAATGCAAAAGTAGAAGTTGAACATTTTAGAAATTATGATTATTTAATAATAAATGATGATTTGGAAGAAGCTTCAAAACAATTAGTTTCAATAGCTAATATTATAAGAATTAAAACTAAATTATTTGATAAAAACTCTATAGTATCAAGTTGGTTATAA
- a CDS encoding c-type cytochrome: MKKLVLTTLVAASAALTLSAASFAACAACHGQKAEKPALGKSQIIAGWDVAKISAALHGYKDGSYGGVMKGVMKGQVARLSDADIEDLAKQISAMK, translated from the coding sequence ATGAAAAAACTTGTATTAACTACATTAGTAGCTGCATCTGCGGCATTAACATTATCTGCTGCATCTTTTGCTGCATGTGCTGCGTGTCATGGGCAAAAAGCTGAAAAACCAGCATTAGGAAAATCACAAATTATTGCTGGTTGGGATGTTGCTAAAATTAGTGCTGCATTACATGGTTATAAAGATGGTAGTTACGGTGGTGTTATGAAAGGTGTTATGAAAGGTCAAGTTGCAAGACTTTCTGATGCTGATATCGAAGATTTAGCAAAACAAATTTCAGCAATGAAATAA
- a CDS encoding EAL domain-containing response regulator, whose amino-acid sequence MINNISILKNITILYAEDEKDLREVTHQILKGFTKKQFIAENGQEGLDLFKEHENEIDLIITDVNMPILNGLEMVKEIKKINLNIPIIVATAFSNKEYLLEAIDIGVDKYVLKPIDISKLLQVMSQSLLYHELKDLYIDNLTNLPNRNRLKKDIENSKYGLMGLLDIDEFSTINDLFGEKNGDVILYELAKSLKAFFKSTDFTIYRMDADKFAIVSLKQELDVDSFYKLCCAFADKIEKDSLYINDDEIDINITIGIATGDGARAYKYSQRVINYARSKLQRIMVYNESFNIQQSFEENIKWVKQVKVGFRDNLFKAYFQAIVNAKTQEVYKYEALIRYITHEGEEIAPVNFLDVAKRTKLYPNIIKIIINDSFELIKNKNKRVSVNVSFDDIANEETTAFIYDILEKNKEYTHLLEFEILESEEISDFNQVTKFITNVRKFNCNVGVDDFGAGYSNFNLLTLLNIDFVKIDGSLIENITTSKDLEIIVNTIVNFSKDFKVNTVAEYVSSKEIYEKVKELGIDYCQGYYFDKPVAYEKIK is encoded by the coding sequence ATGATAAACAATATATCAATACTAAAAAATATTACTATCTTATACGCAGAAGATGAAAAAGATTTGAGAGAAGTAACTCATCAAATTTTAAAAGGTTTTACAAAAAAACAATTCATTGCTGAAAATGGCCAAGAAGGTCTTGACTTATTTAAAGAGCATGAAAATGAAATAGACCTAATTATTACTGACGTAAATATGCCAATTCTAAATGGTTTAGAGATGGTTAAAGAAATAAAAAAAATAAATTTAAATATTCCTATTATAGTTGCAACAGCTTTTTCAAATAAAGAATATCTTTTAGAAGCTATTGATATAGGTGTAGATAAATACGTTTTAAAACCAATAGATATATCAAAACTTTTACAAGTTATGTCACAATCTTTACTTTATCATGAATTAAAAGATTTATATATTGATAATTTAACTAATCTTCCAAATAGAAATAGGCTAAAAAAAGATATTGAAAATAGTAAGTATGGATTAATGGGTCTTTTAGATATTGATGAGTTTTCAACAATAAATGACCTTTTTGGTGAAAAAAATGGTGATGTAATATTATATGAACTAGCCAAATCCCTAAAAGCTTTTTTCAAAAGTACTGATTTTACTATATATAGAATGGATGCAGATAAATTTGCTATTGTATCTTTAAAACAAGAATTAGACGTAGATTCTTTTTATAAATTATGTTGTGCTTTTGCTGATAAAATAGAGAAAGATTCTTTATATATTAATGATGATGAAATAGATATTAATATTACTATTGGTATTGCAACAGGTGATGGAGCAAGAGCATATAAATATTCCCAAAGAGTTATCAACTATGCAAGATCAAAACTTCAAAGAATCATGGTATATAATGAATCATTTAATATTCAACAATCTTTTGAAGAAAATATCAAATGGGTTAAACAAGTAAAAGTAGGATTTAGAGATAATTTATTTAAAGCATACTTTCAAGCAATTGTAAATGCAAAAACACAAGAAGTATATAAATATGAAGCCTTAATAAGATATATAACACATGAAGGAGAAGAAATTGCTCCTGTAAATTTTTTAGATGTTGCTAAAAGAACAAAACTATATCCTAATATTATTAAGATAATTATTAATGATTCTTTTGAATTAATTAAAAATAAAAATAAAAGAGTTTCAGTTAATGTTTCATTTGATGATATTGCAAATGAAGAAACAACTGCTTTTATATATGATATATTAGAAAAAAATAAAGAATATACACATTTATTAGAATTTGAAATTCTTGAATCTGAAGAAATCTCTGATTTTAATCAAGTAACAAAATTTATTACAAATGTAAGGAAATTTAATTGTAATGTAGGAGTCGATGATTTTGGAGCTGGATATTCTAACTTTAATTTATTAACACTACTTAATATTGATTTTGTAAAGATTGATGGATCTTTAATTGAAAATATAACTACTTCTAAAGATTTAGAAATTATTGTAAATACAATTGTTAATTTTTCAAAAGATTTTAAAGTAAATACTGTTGCTGAATATGTATCAAGTAAAGAAATTTATGAAAAAGTTAAAGAGTTAGGAATAGATTATTGCCAAGGCTACTATTTTGATAAGCCTGTAGCATATGAAAAAATCAAGTAG
- a CDS encoding ABC transporter ATP-binding protein, which translates to MSEKNLEKSLMDDDLLLQANNISHKFDYELFNNITLSLKKQESIAIIGMSGSGKSTLLNILSSLLKPIEGEVLFNDEEIYSLKQKKLLNIRRKDFGIIFQAHYLFRGFSASENLDIATLLSGEELSKKLLKDLKIDHVLTQSVGELSGGQQQRLSIARIMTKKPRIIFADEPTGNLDKDTANIVMDTLFNYIKNNDAGLILVTHESELADKCDKVYKLEDLVLQELK; encoded by the coding sequence ATGAGTGAAAAGAATCTAGAAAAGTCACTCATGGATGATGACCTTTTATTACAAGCTAACAATATTTCTCACAAGTTCGATTATGAACTTTTTAATAATATAACATTATCTTTAAAAAAACAAGAATCAATTGCAATTATAGGAATGAGTGGTAGTGGAAAATCTACACTTTTAAATATTCTTAGTTCACTACTAAAACCTATTGAAGGTGAAGTATTATTCAATGACGAAGAAATTTATTCTTTAAAGCAAAAAAAACTTTTAAATATTAGAAGAAAAGATTTTGGTATTATTTTTCAAGCACATTATCTTTTTAGAGGATTTTCAGCAAGTGAAAATTTAGATATTGCTACACTTTTAAGTGGAGAAGAATTATCAAAAAAATTACTTAAAGATTTGAAAATTGACCATGTATTAACTCAAAGTGTTGGAGAATTAAGTGGTGGGCAACAACAAAGACTTTCAATTGCAAGAATTATGACTAAAAAACCAAGAATAATATTTGCTGATGAACCAACTGGAAATTTAGATAAAGATACAGCTAATATTGTAATGGATACACTATTTAATTATATTAAAAACAATGATGCGGGGTTAATACTTGTTACTCATGAAAGCGAATTAGCTGATAAATGTGATAAAGTATATAAACTAGAAGATTTAGTATTACAGGAGTTAAAATGA
- the ccoS gene encoding cbb3-type cytochrome oxidase assembly protein CcoS — MIDDTLFFMLIVGIIISAALLLIFVWAAKTGQFDDSNKLIDGMLFDSPEDLNDAIKQEKKKEEAKKAKILKMKKKEVSQKDD; from the coding sequence ATGATAGATGATACACTTTTTTTTATGTTAATAGTTGGAATAATAATCTCAGCAGCGCTTCTTCTTATTTTTGTTTGGGCTGCAAAAACTGGTCAATTTGATGACTCTAATAAATTAATCGATGGAATGTTATTTGATAGTCCTGAAGATTTAAATGATGCAATTAAACAAGAAAAGAAAAAAGAAGAAGCAAAGAAAGCTAAAATATTAAAAATGAAAAAAAAAGAAGTTAGTCAAAAAGATGACTAA
- the amrA gene encoding AmmeMemoRadiSam system protein A: MNEEILLKIAHDSIKCRFDETFKIDKEELLKQYPFLEEPAACFVTINLNKELRGCIGSLEAYDMLIDDLISNAYNAAFLDPRFLELTKEEYENIELEISILTPAMKLEYSSLEDLKSKIKIGVHGVVITNEEERSTFLPQVWEQYPTFEEFFEKLLYKGSFEENALETGIDVLVYEVIKVK, from the coding sequence ATGAACGAAGAAATATTATTAAAAATCGCACATGACTCAATCAAATGTAGGTTTGATGAAACTTTTAAAATAGATAAAGAAGAACTACTTAAACAATATCCATTTTTGGAAGAACCTGCTGCTTGTTTTGTAACGATTAATTTAAATAAAGAATTAAGAGGGTGTATAGGAAGTTTAGAAGCTTATGATATGTTAATTGATGATTTAATATCAAATGCTTACAATGCTGCTTTTTTAGATCCAAGATTTTTAGAACTAACAAAAGAAGAATATGAAAATATTGAATTAGAAATATCAATTTTAACTCCTGCTATGAAACTAGAATACTCTAGTTTAGAGGATTTAAAATCAAAAATAAAAATCGGAGTTCATGGAGTAGTTATAACAAATGAAGAAGAACGCTCTACATTTTTACCACAAGTATGGGAACAATATCCAACTTTTGAAGAGTTTTTTGAAAAACTTTTATATAAAGGAAGTTTTGAAGAAAATGCACTTGAAACTGGTATTGATGTATTAGTTTATGAAGTTATAAAAGTAAAATAA
- a CDS encoding ATP-binding cassette domain-containing protein: MNKELILNIKNLNFSYKENIPIYKDFDLSLYKGELVTIFGKSGSGKTTLFELIMGTLKPKSGSIEKKDLSLIFQDPYNSFHPTYTIIEQINDVVQRDFKDEVESFLIELNLEKNLLNKKPHELSGGQLQRCSILRALLMKPKLLLVDEPTSALDNIIAYDVMKLLIKYLDSCAILLITHDLDMAKWCSDKIIRLEDNAKN; the protein is encoded by the coding sequence TTGAATAAAGAATTGATTTTAAATATTAAAAATTTAAATTTCTCATATAAAGAAAATATTCCAATCTACAAAGATTTTGATTTGTCTTTATACAAAGGGGAACTAGTTACTATTTTTGGGAAAAGTGGAAGTGGGAAAACTACACTTTTTGAGCTTATTATGGGAACGCTAAAACCTAAGAGTGGAAGTATTGAAAAAAAAGATTTAAGTTTGATATTTCAAGATCCATATAACTCTTTTCATCCAACATACACAATTATTGAACAAATAAATGATGTAGTACAAAGAGATTTTAAAGACGAGGTTGAAAGTTTTTTAATTGAATTAAATTTAGAAAAAAATTTACTTAATAAAAAACCTCATGAGTTAAGTGGAGGACAGTTACAAAGATGTTCAATTTTAAGAGCACTTTTGATGAAACCAAAACTTTTACTAGTTGATGAACCAACATCAGCACTTGATAATATAATTGCCTATGATGTAATGAAACTTCTTATAAAATATTTAGATTCATGTGCAATTTTATTAATAACTCATGATTTAGATATGGCAAAATGGTGTAGCGATAAAATAATAAGGTTAGAAGATAATGCAAAAAACTAA
- a CDS encoding heavy metal translocating P-type ATPase — translation MSQVKCNHCHLSFDEEIMIKEGDLNFCCKGCQGVYHILQDDGLNSFYDKLGNKTISPPLNLVDDDISKFDTKSFMKNYVHTTKEGFNEVDLIIEGIHCAACVWLNEKILHDTVGLVDANINFTTNKAKVIWDGDELKLSDIILRIRAIGYNAYAYDSSIADEKATKAKREYFIKMMVAVIASMNIMMLSVAKYTGFFTGITPEVMHMIHIGEFLLSTPVLFYSGWVFYKGAYYGLKNRILNMDFLVSSGATLTYIYSLFILFGAKGESYFDSVAMIITFVLVGKYLEVIGKKSAVDTLDKIKSSLPLEATIIDGDNKKQVALNNINIGDIVEIKTGEKVPVDGMIIKGEGAFDEASLTGESIPIFKKRGDTVYSGTVNSNNLIQFVVTKDFKNSTFSSIVTLLEDSLNSKPKIQDTANEVSKGFTVTILTLSILTFLVWYFFGLDLGFDYDGTSHFEKSFIVAISVIVIACPCALALATPIASLIGISELAKKGLLFKEAKFIESLAKANTVVFDKTGTLTKGELSVVKANILKDTSDNLNLLYSLLGSSTHPISKSLKKYLESKYDLKAKELSDITNIDARGMSAIFKDANENEFKLLGGNLDLIEDENIKHNLNPQNSVYVFAINNEVIATFELIDEVKDYALDLVKYLQSNKIDVVMLTGDNENVASTIANELNIKTYYSSQTPISKADFINKLKEEDKMVIMVGDGVNDSIALSNADVAIAMGTSADISMEVSDIVLLNSSLTSLKDAFTISKRTYKFIKQNLGISLLYNLITIPFAMFGYVIPLVAALSMSLSSLIVVLNSLRIKMK, via the coding sequence GTGTCCCAAGTAAAATGTAATCACTGTCATCTAAGTTTTGATGAGGAAATAATGATAAAAGAAGGTGACTTAAACTTCTGTTGTAAAGGCTGTCAAGGAGTTTATCATATACTTCAAGATGATGGATTAAACTCTTTTTATGATAAATTAGGTAATAAAACCATCTCTCCTCCTCTTAATTTAGTAGATGATGATATTTCAAAATTTGATACAAAAAGTTTTATGAAGAACTATGTTCATACAACAAAAGAAGGATTTAATGAAGTTGATTTAATAATTGAAGGAATTCATTGTGCAGCTTGTGTTTGGCTAAATGAAAAAATACTTCATGATACAGTAGGCTTAGTTGATGCAAATATTAATTTTACAACTAATAAGGCAAAAGTCATTTGGGATGGCGATGAATTAAAACTATCAGATATTATTTTGAGAATTCGTGCCATTGGATATAATGCCTATGCTTATGATTCTTCCATAGCCGATGAAAAAGCAACAAAAGCAAAGCGTGAATATTTTATTAAAATGATGGTTGCAGTTATTGCAAGTATGAATATTATGATGTTAAGTGTTGCAAAATATACAGGCTTTTTTACAGGAATTACTCCTGAAGTAATGCATATGATTCATATTGGTGAATTTTTATTATCAACGCCTGTATTATTTTATTCTGGTTGGGTATTTTACAAGGGTGCATATTATGGACTAAAAAATAGAATCTTAAATATGGATTTCTTGGTAAGTTCTGGTGCAACTCTTACATATATTTACTCCTTATTTATTCTTTTTGGTGCAAAAGGTGAGAGTTACTTTGATTCTGTTGCTATGATTATTACTTTTGTATTAGTTGGTAAATATCTTGAAGTTATAGGAAAAAAATCTGCTGTTGATACTCTTGATAAAATAAAATCATCATTACCACTTGAAGCTACAATAATAGATGGTGATAATAAAAAACAAGTTGCTTTAAATAATATAAATATTGGTGATATTGTAGAAATAAAAACAGGTGAAAAAGTCCCTGTTGATGGAATGATTATAAAAGGTGAGGGTGCTTTTGATGAAGCAAGTTTAACAGGTGAATCTATTCCTATTTTTAAAAAAAGAGGTGATACTGTTTATAGTGGAACTGTAAATTCAAATAACTTAATTCAATTTGTAGTTACAAAAGATTTTAAAAACTCTACTTTCTCATCAATTGTTACGCTACTTGAAGACTCACTAAATTCTAAGCCAAAAATACAAGATACAGCAAATGAAGTTTCAAAAGGTTTTACTGTTACTATTTTAACACTATCTATTCTTACTTTTTTAGTTTGGTATTTCTTTGGATTAGATTTAGGTTTTGATTATGATGGAACAAGTCATTTTGAGAAATCTTTTATAGTTGCTATTTCTGTAATTGTAATAGCTTGTCCTTGTGCTTTAGCACTTGCAACGCCAATAGCTAGTTTAATTGGAATATCTGAGTTAGCAAAAAAAGGCTTGTTATTTAAAGAAGCTAAGTTTATTGAATCACTAGCAAAAGCAAATACAGTAGTTTTTGATAAAACAGGAACCTTAACAAAGGGTGAACTTTCTGTTGTAAAAGCAAATATCTTAAAAGATACTAGTGATAATTTGAATTTATTATATTCTTTATTAGGTTCTTCAACACATCCAATTAGTAAATCTCTTAAAAAGTATTTAGAATCAAAGTATGATTTAAAAGCAAAAGAATTATCTGATATAACAAATATTGATGCAAGAGGAATGAGTGCTATTTTCAAAGATGCAAATGAAAATGAATTTAAATTACTTGGTGGTAATTTAGATTTAATTGAAGATGAAAATATTAAGCATAATTTAAACCCACAAAATAGTGTATATGTTTTTGCAATAAATAATGAAGTAATAGCTACGTTTGAATTAATTGATGAAGTAAAAGATTATGCTCTTGATTTAGTAAAATATTTACAAAGTAATAAAATAGATGTTGTTATGTTAACAGGAGATAATGAAAATGTTGCTTCAACAATTGCAAATGAATTAAATATTAAAACTTATTATTCATCTCAAACACCGATATCAAAAGCAGATTTTATAAATAAGCTAAAAGAAGAAGATAAAATGGTAATAATGGTAGGTGATGGTGTAAATGATAGTATTGCATTATCAAATGCTGATGTTGCAATTGCAATGGGTACATCTGCTGATATTTCTATGGAAGTTTCAGATATTGTTTTATTAAACTCTTCTCTGACTTCGTTAAAAGATGCTTTTACAATTTCAAAAAGAACATATAAGTTTATAAAGCAAAATTTAGGTATATCTTTATTATATAATCTTATAACAATACCTTTTGCGATGTTTGGATATGTAATACCTTTAGTTGCAGCTTTATCTATGAGTTTAAGCTCACTAATAGTAGTACTAAATTCTCTTAGAATAAAAATGAAATAG
- the rpsB gene encoding 30S ribosomal protein S2 gives MVTMKDLLECGVHFGHQTRRWNPKMKKFIFGVRKNIYIIDLQKTLRYFRYTYNVVRDRAAAGETMIFVGTKKQASEAVKRAAENCNMPYVNHRWLGGMLTNYGTIKKSIRKLEIIKKMREEGQLDLLTKKEALMLTRKETKLELYLGGIKEMHTIPDMMFVLDAVKEKIAIQEARRLGITVVAPLDTNCDPDLVDLPIPGNDDAIRSIQLFCNEMAAAMNEGKASREEEVEEEAPVSTDEAAEVVAEAVAEGETETKTEEA, from the coding sequence ATGGTTACAATGAAAGATTTATTAGAATGTGGTGTACATTTCGGACACCAAACTAGAAGATGGAATCCAAAAATGAAAAAATTCATTTTCGGTGTAAGAAAAAATATTTATATTATTGACTTACAAAAAACATTAAGATACTTTAGATATACATATAATGTAGTTAGAGATAGAGCTGCTGCTGGTGAAACAATGATTTTCGTAGGTACTAAAAAACAAGCTAGTGAAGCTGTTAAAAGAGCTGCAGAGAATTGTAATATGCCGTACGTTAACCACAGATGGTTAGGTGGAATGTTAACTAACTACGGAACAATTAAAAAATCAATTAGAAAATTAGAAATTATTAAAAAAATGAGAGAAGAAGGTCAATTAGACTTACTTACTAAAAAAGAAGCATTAATGCTTACTAGAAAAGAAACTAAGTTAGAATTATACCTTGGTGGAATTAAAGAAATGCACACTATCCCTGATATGATGTTCGTTCTTGATGCTGTTAAAGAAAAAATTGCTATTCAAGAAGCAAGAAGATTAGGAATTACTGTTGTTGCTCCTTTAGATACTAACTGTGATCCTGACTTAGTTGATTTACCAATTCCAGGTAATGATGATGCAATTAGATCAATTCAACTATTTTGTAATGAAATGGCTGCAGCTATGAATGAAGGTAAAGCTTCAAGAGAAGAAGAAGTTGAAGAAGAAGCACCTGTTTCTACTGACGAAGCAGCAGAAGTTGTAGCTGAAGCAGTAGCTGAAGGTGAAACTGAAACTAAAACTGAGGAAGCGTAA
- the hemH gene encoding ferrochelatase codes for MQKTNKAIVLLNMGGARNKSELKMFLTNMFNDKNILTVNPVLRKLIAFFIVKSRLDSAWKNYELIGNESPINKLTEQLVNNVNEKIGEYKTYQVMRYTPPFAQDVIKQMKEDGIEEVILFPLYPQYSTTTTKSSLEDFEKYAKDSFKTKIIEPFYKNRMFNECIINEIISKLENPKEFNLIFSAHGLPQKIVDSGDPYEKQMNEHVEILSNMLKAKGIEFKSISLAYQSKVGPLKWLEPSLDDALKDFKDDNVLIYPIAFIVDNSETDFELSIEYKEIAEEIGINKYKVCKCVNASNEFVSTIANIIK; via the coding sequence ATGCAAAAAACTAATAAAGCAATAGTACTACTTAATATGGGTGGGGCTAGAAATAAGTCCGAACTAAAAATGTTTTTAACAAATATGTTTAATGATAAAAATATACTAACAGTAAATCCAGTTTTACGAAAGTTAATAGCATTTTTTATAGTAAAATCAAGACTTGATTCTGCATGGAAAAATTATGAATTAATAGGAAATGAATCACCAATAAATAAACTAACAGAACAATTAGTAAATAATGTTAATGAAAAAATAGGTGAATACAAAACTTACCAAGTTATGAGGTATACTCCACCTTTTGCGCAAGATGTGATAAAACAAATGAAAGAAGATGGAATAGAAGAGGTAATACTATTCCCTCTATATCCTCAATATTCAACTACAACTACAAAGTCATCATTAGAAGATTTTGAAAAATATGCAAAAGATTCTTTTAAAACTAAAATAATTGAACCTTTCTATAAAAACAGAATGTTTAATGAGTGTATTATAAATGAAATTATTTCAAAGTTAGAAAATCCAAAAGAATTCAATCTTATTTTCTCAGCACACGGACTTCCTCAAAAGATTGTAGACTCAGGTGATCCTTATGAAAAACAAATGAATGAACACGTAGAAATCTTATCAAATATGCTAAAAGCAAAAGGTATTGAATTTAAGTCAATTTCTCTAGCTTATCAATCAAAAGTAGGTCCATTAAAATGGTTAGAACCTTCACTTGATGATGCTTTAAAAGATTTCAAAGATGATAATGTTCTTATTTATCCTATTGCTTTTATTGTTGATAACTCTGAAACAGATTTTGAACTTAGTATTGAGTACAAAGAAATTGCAGAAGAAATTGGAATAAATAAATATAAAGTATGTAAATGTGTAAATGCAAGTAATGAATTTGTTTCTACAATTGCAAATATTATAAAATAG